CCTGGCGTGGGGTGTTTTGCTCGGCACCATACCGGTCGGGATCGTGGGTTTTGCGGTCGCCGCTTATGCCGACCAGCTTCGCGACCCGATGATTATTGCGGCAGCAACCGCCGGTTTCGGTTTGCTGTTGTTGCTGGCCGATGTCGCAAGCAAGCCTCGCCGGGATGAATACGGCATCGGTTTTCGGGCAATCATGTTGATTGGACTGGCCCAGGCGTTAGCCCTGATTCCAGGTGCGTCCAGGTCGGGGTTAACGATTACCGCCGGGCTGGCGCTTGGCATGACCCGCGAGGCAGCCGCCCGTTTTTCGTTCCTGCTGTCGATTCCGGTTATTGCCTTGGCGGCCGCACTCGAACTGTGGGTGCTGATGAAGCAGCCCGCGGCGGTCGACTGGTCCGTGTTTGCAATTGGGGCCGTGGTCGCTTTTGTCAGTGCTTACCTGACGATCGGCTGGTTCCTGTCGCTGCTCGAACGCATCGGGATGTTGCCTTTTGTCATTTACCGGTTGCTAATGGCCGCCGTTATTGTTGGCGTTTCCTGGCCCGCCGCCGGCCTGTTTTTTTAACGCATCCGCTATGGCCCGGCAACGGGCTGCCGACAGCCGGGCGCCGATTTCCTCTCCCTTCAGGCCATCCAGGTCGAGGGATTCGGCCGCAATTCCGCCACTCAGTTGCGCCAT
This portion of the Pseudomonadota bacterium genome encodes:
- a CDS encoding undecaprenyl-diphosphate phosphatase, whose amino-acid sequence is MDLLHSFWLALVQGLSEFLPISSSAHLILMPRLLGWPDQGLAFDVALHLGTLCAVIWYFHDELGRMARAWLATFAGGELSADGRLAWGVLLGTIPVGIVGFAVAAYADQLRDPMIIAAATAGFGLLLLLADVASKPRRDEYGIGFRAIMLIGLAQALALIPGASRSGLTITAGLALGMTREAAARFSFLLSIPVIALAAALELWVLMKQPAAVDWSVFAIGAVVAFVSAYLTIGWFLSLLERIGMLPFVIYRLLMAAVIVGVSWPAAGLFF